The Janthinobacterium tructae genome contains the following window.
AGGCCAAGCTGACGCGCCTGGAAGGCACGAAAGTGACCGACGTGGCCAACGGTGCCTTCATCTCGTATGACAGCCGCAAGGAAGTATTCAAAATGGAAAATTCCGACAGCGGCACCAGCACGCCCGATGGCGGCAGCGTGCGCATGGTGATCCAGCCGAAGCCCAAGGCGCCGGCCACGCCCGCACCAGGAAAGAACTAATGGACAATACACGTTGCGGCAGCACCCTGATCGTTCGCGGGCTGCAAAAAACCTATGGCAAGCGGCAAGTCGTGCATGATGTCTCGCTGCAAGTCGAATGCGGCGAAGTGGTGGGATTGCTGGGCCCGAACGGCGCCGGCAAGACCACCTCGTTCTACATGATCGTCGGCCTGGTGCCGTCGGACGGCGGCACCATCGATATCAGCGGCGTGGACATTTCCCGCCTGCCGATCCACCGCCGCGCGCAGATGGGCCTGTCGTATCTGCCGCAGGAAGCGTCCGTCTTCCGCAAGCTGACGGTGGAAGACAATATCCGCGCCGTGCTGGAAATCCAGACCGTCGAAGGCCGTCCCCTGAAGAAGGCCGAGATCGAGGAGCGCCTGGATAAATTGCTGGCCGACTTGCAAATTGAAAAGTTGCGCGAGAACCAGGCGCTGTCGCTGTCGGGCGGCGAGCGCCGCCGTGTGGAAATCGCCCGCGCGCTGGCGACCGACCCGCGTTTCGTGCTGCTCGACGAACCGTTCGCCGGTGTCGACCCGATCGCCGTGATCGAGATCCAGCGCATCGTGCGCTTCTTGAAGGAGCGCAATATCGGCGTGCTGATCACCGACCATAATGTGCGCGAGACGCTGGGTATCTGCGACCGTGCCTACATCATCAACCAGGGCTCGGTGCTGGCGTCGGGACGCCCCGACGACATCATCGCGAACGAGTCGGTACGCCGGGTCTACCTGGGCGAACACTTCC
Protein-coding sequences here:
- the lptB gene encoding LPS export ABC transporter ATP-binding protein, giving the protein MDNTRCGSTLIVRGLQKTYGKRQVVHDVSLQVECGEVVGLLGPNGAGKTTSFYMIVGLVPSDGGTIDISGVDISRLPIHRRAQMGLSYLPQEASVFRKLTVEDNIRAVLEIQTVEGRPLKKAEIEERLDKLLADLQIEKLRENQALSLSGGERRRVEIARALATDPRFVLLDEPFAGVDPIAVIEIQRIVRFLKERNIGVLITDHNVRETLGICDRAYIINQGSVLASGRPDDIIANESVRRVYLGEHFRM